CCGAGCGTCTTGCGGCTCGCGCGCCGGATGTCGCCGCGTTCGACGAGCCGGTCGAGCAGCGGGCCACGCAAGGTCGGCCCGATCGCCGCGAGCGCCGTCTGGACACCTCGGGGTTTTTCGGCGAGGTAGTCCCACGCGGATCGCAGGATGTCGTCCGACGGCGGGTGATCCGCGACGGCCTCCACCCGCGTCGATCCGCCCCGGCCGGGAACGGTTCGCACATGCTCGCCGAGCCCGAGATCGGCGAGCACCGCTCCCGCGAGAATGTAGAAGAGCGTGTTCTCGCCCGCGATGACCCCGGTGCCCTGCAGCCCGGCGTCCGGCTGGAACAAAAGCAGCAGAAGATCCTCCGCCAGGATCGGGGCCCCGAGCGGTTTGGCCTCGCTTCTGTTGTCGGTCACGGGTTCTTCGGGTTGCTCGGCCATCGGTCCTGCCTTTCGACGAAGGGGATCGCGCCGGCCAGCATGACGATGAGGGGCTGGACGGTGTCGGGCACCTGAGCCACGAGATCCTGGAGATTGCGAACAAGGGTCTCGACGGGATCCACGGCGGGCTCCTCAAAGGGACGGGACACGAAGGCCGAGGACTGTCTCGACGTGCCCCCAAGTAGAAACCGTGTTCTGGGAACAGGGTCAAACGTGGTCGTCGTCCGCCTCGCGCGCGATGCGCAGTTGTTCGTGGGCGAGAACGCTTGCGCGCTGCAGCACGTCGATCTGAGCGGTGTTGTAGAGCCCGACCACCGCGTCGATGAAGGTCTGCCGCGTGACGTGCTCGCTCTTCGACAGATGCGCTGCCGGATCGCTTAACCAGGGGTAGTCGACGAGGTACTGGGCGAGGGTCGGCGCGAGTTTCTCGGCGAGGCGCAGCCTGGTCGCTTCGTCCGCGTCGGGCGGCAAGGAGTCGATGTCGTCGCCGATGGGGTCGGTGTCGGCCTCCACCATGCGCCGCAGATCCGTCATCGCATCCTCGTCGTACAGCTGCCTGTAGATGTGGATGATCGAGCTGTCGGAGCCGGACAGGCGCCCGGCGACAGACTCGAACCCCGCGGGTGTGTCGGCCGGCGCGCTGTCGCGCAGGATGGCCGCGATGCCGGACCGGGCTCGCTGCAGACGCTCGATGTCGGCCGCGAGTTCGGCGTCGACCTGGCGCAGGGCTTCGGGGGTGACGTCCCCGTCCGCGCCGGTCTCGCCGATCCGGGAGAGCGGCACTCCCAGCTCGGCGAGGCGCCGAATGCGCAAAAGGCATACGAGATCCTTCACGCCGTACTGTTTGTAGCCGTTGTATCGGCGTTCCGGCTCGTCGAGCAGGCCGAGCCGGTGGTAGTGCCGGATGGTGTTCACCGTCGTGCCGGCGAGTTGCGCGAGTTCGCGTGTGCTCCAGGTCACGTCGTCTCCTTCCCACGCGCTCACGGAGTGCGGGTTTTCGTCAAAGATGCCAGGAACGGAAGCCTGCCGCTCGCAGGAGCCCGGCGGTGATGCGCGCCGTCGACTCGATCGAGGCGCCCGCTGTCGGCCAGGCCGAGCCCCGCGGCGACGACGAAGTGGCGCGGCTTCATATCCCCGCGCCCAAAACACCCGCATGGCGCGCTCGAGCGCCTCGTCGATGTCGACACCCAAGGGCGGCTGCTCGTGGCCCCGGTCACCCCCGCGTCTGTCCAGGGCTGCGATGTCGCAACCGGCTCGCTCCACCGACTCCTCGCCACCACCGGACTACGCCCGCGTGGCGACTACCAGGGCAGTTCCCCGGTCTCGTCTTGGAAGGTTCCTGTCGGGCCGTCCACGTCGAGAGTGGCCAGGTGTACGACAGCTCTGGCGCTCTCCTCCGGCGATCTTCCGATCCCGAAGGCCGCGGTCATGTCGGTGGCTGTGGTGCCGGGCTCCAGTGCGTTGAACTTGATGCCGGGCTGGGACTTGGCGTACTGCACCGTCAGCATGGTTGCCGCCGCCTTGGACGCGGAGTAGAGCGCCAGCGGCAGGTGGAACTCGGGCCGGTCAGGGTTGTTCACCGCCCAGAACGATCCGACGCTGCTCGATACGGTGACCACGGTGGGGTTCGAGGACTTGCGCAGCAAGGGGAGTGCTGCTTCTGTGACGCGTACGATTCCCACCGCGTTGGTGTCGAACACCCGCAGGGCCGTGGGACCGTCGAGGAGTTCGTTCCCGAGGATGCCCGCGTTGTGCACCAGGACGTCGAGCTGCCCCTCGACCGCACTGATCGTCGCCAGCGCGTTGCTCACCGAGGCGTCGTCGGTCACGTCGAGCTGCACGAACCGTGCGCCGATGGCGGCTGCGGCCTTCTCACCTCGCTCGATGTCGCGCGCACCGATGTAGACGGTGTGCCCCAGTTCCAGAAGTTGTCTGGCTGTCTCGAGACCGATGCCCTTGTTGGCCCCGGTGATCAGTGTGACGGTCATGCGTTTCCTCTCGAAGTGTGTGGCCCGAGTGGACCGTTGGGTGCAACTGCTCTCCACGTCGCCGGCGCCGGCCCCGAAGGGTCAGCCGGTAAGCTGCCGGAGTAGTTCACCGGCGTCGTGCAGGGCCGTCATGTGCACGAACCGCCCGTTGCGCACCTGGTAGATGGCGTACTCGGTGATCGCGAACGAGGCGCCGGTGGGTGCCACACCGAGCCACTCCTTCACCGGCGTGCCCGTGTTGACCAGCCGCGCGGCCAGGCGATCACCGTCGAAGAGCAGTTCCTCGAGCTCCCAGTGCAGGTCCGGAACCGCGTCCACGTCAACCTTCTGCACGGCGATGAGGTCGTCCCGGGTGGCAGGCTCACCGTTCAATGTGGTCCGGTCGTCGATGAACTCGTCCATCTGATCGAACCTGTGGGCGTTGAGCTCACCGATGTAGCGCAGGTAGAACCCGCGCAGATCACTGTCGGACATCAGATGTCCCTTTCTGCATGGCAGTCGTACGGCACCGGGTAATGCGATCCCGGTGCCCTCGAGAAGTCCCACGGGAGTCGACCTACGCCGACTTCCGCATCGATCGATACGGAAGTCCACCGTAGCACGTTCCGCATCGATCACTTCGGAAGGGTTTGGACCTGCGGGGCGGAGACGGGTGACTGCGATCAACTGTCATGCGAAACCGGCCGGGACGGCTCGTGAACGTCAGGAGGCGTCACAGCCCGGCCAGGCCGCGCAGAACGCAGGAGTCGTTGCTTCAGAGATCAGCCGGACACCTGGTCGAGATGCGGCAAGGGACTCTCCACCGGCAGCATCTGATGCTCTTGGCGCCAAACCAGGTCGACAAAGACACGGTTGTTCGCGAAGACGAACACCGGGCGGTTCTCAGCAGGGTGGCCAGTTGCGCAGGGCGGCGTCGGCCATGTCCTGGAGTTCGTCGCGGCCGACGCCGCCGGCGGCTTGCACGGCGATGCCGTAGGCCAAGGCGGTGACGTAGCGGGCGAGCAGTGCCGGGTTGGTCTCCGGCGGCAGGTCGCCGTCGTCGACGGCTCGTTCGAACCGTTCTCGGATGCAGGAGTAGCCGCTGTCGCGCCACGCGACGAGGAGGTCGCGGGCTCCACGGCTGGAGTCGCCGACGGCCAGGGCGCCCTGGACACCCAGGCACCCGTTGGGGCCGGTCGGGCGGGTGGTGGTTCGGACGGTGCCGGCAAAGATCGCGGTGACGACGCCGAGGGCGGTCGGTTCGTCCAGGGCTCGGGCCAGGTAGGCGCTCGGGCCCTCGGTGTAGCGCTCCAAGGCTTTACGGAAGAGCTCCTCCTTGTTGCCGAAGGCAGCGTACATGCTGGTGGTGGAGATGCCCATCGCGTCGGTCAGGTTGGCCAGACTGGCCCCCTCGTAGCCCTGCTCCCAGAACACCAGCAGGGCACGCTCGAGTGCCTCGTCGGCGTCGAATCCCCGCGGTCGGCCGGTTGGGCGGCGCTGTCTTGTCTCCACCCCAGCAGTTTAACCCTTCTGTAGCGATCGATGCAGAACATGCTGCCCTCTACTTCTGTATCGATCGATACAAAAATAGAAGAAGGGTACTCCACGTGGGACTGTTCGCGCATGCCTCTCGTGCCACTTGAGCAGGTCACCGAGGAGCACTTCGACACCCTCTTCGGCATCAAGGGGCACGCTGTTCATCGTTCAGAAGGCGCTGCCACTGCTCAACGAAGGCGCCTCGGTAATCCTGAACGGCTCTACCAACATGGACGTCGGCGATGAGGCGCTCGGTGTGTACGCGGCGAAGAGTCCTCCGCCCGCATCACTGACGAACACGACGGCCTCACCGGACGCCGCCCCCGTTGACGGATCCACCTTGCGGCTCGCCGTAGCTTCAGGATCTCCGGGCCCTCACGGATGGTGAACGGGAGCAGGGCGGCGATCGCGGTGACGAACCCGACGATGAGGAAGGCGGTGCTGATTGCGCTAGACATGCCCTCAAGGACCGGCGCTGCCAGGCGGGGGTCCATACCCTCCGGTCACCGTCGAGCACGTTCGCCAGGGCGTCGTGTACGGCGAGACGAGCGGTGAGAGCGGCGTTCTGATAGGCGGCCGAGCGGATCAGTGGATGCCGGAAGGTGACCGATACGCCCGTGACCCGCAGCAGCCCAGCCTGCTCGGCGACCTCAAGGTCCGCCACAGAGGTATCAAGGGCTCGGCCCGCGTGGAGCACGGTCCCCAGGTCGCCGGTGCCCTCGGCGGCGGCGACCAGCAGGAGAAGCCGGGTCTTGTCCGGCAACCGGCTGATCTGGTCGCCGAAAGCGGAAAGGACCCTGCCGGTGACGGGGAGCGCGGCCGGCGCGGCCGCCCGCCCGGCACGCTGCTCGGCGCTGAGCCCGGCCGGTAGCTCGATCAGCGCCAAGGGGTTCCCGGCAGACTCCTCGATGATCCGGTCCCGTACCGTCGTGGCCAGGCCGGGGGCGTGCTCCGCGAGGAGATCGGCGGCGGCGTCCTGGTCCAGCCCGTCCAGCACCAGCTCGGGCAGGCCAGGGGCGTCGAAGAGGACGCCGGATCCGTCCCGGGCCGCGAACAGCAGCGCGATGCCCTCAGCGTCGAGACGGCGAGCGGTGAACAACAGGGCCTCGGCGGAGGCCGGATCGATCCAGTGGGCATCGTCGATCAGGCAAAGCATCGGACGTTCCTCGGCGAGGTCCGACAGAAGAGTGAGCACGGCCAGCCCAACGAGGAACCGATCCTCGCCCCCGGCGTCCGACAGCCCCAGCGCGCCTCGCAGTGCGGTCGCCTGCGGGCCGGGCAGTCCGTCCAGCCGGCTCAGCGCCGGGCGCAGCAGCATCTGCAGGGAGGCGAACGGCAGCGCCGACTCGGCCTCGACCCCGACGGCGCGCAGCACACGCAGCTCCGCCGCCTCGCGTACGGCCTGATCGAGCAAGGCCGACTTGCCGATGCCCGCCTCTCCGCGTACCACCAAGACCCCGCTCCGGCCTGACCTGGCCTCCGCGATAAGCCGCGCGATCGCGGCCTGTTCTGAATCCCGCCTCAGCAGCATGTTCCAGAAGCTACCGCCCGCGCGGCTCCTCCCCGCCACCAAGCCCTGCGCAGAGCCAAGGTCGTCCAGGCCTTCACCCACATCCAAGCTCC
This region of Streptosporangium sp. NBC_01495 genomic DNA includes:
- a CDS encoding GOLPH3/VPS74 family protein, which produces MTDNRSEAKPLGAPILAEDLLLLLFQPDAGLQGTGVIAGENTLFYILAGAVLADLGLGEHVRTVPGRGGSTRVEAVADHPPSDDILRSAWDYLAEKPRGVQTALAAIGPTLRGPLLDRLVERGDIRRASRKTLGLFNTKVLEDGGTGRRARLLSDVRDVLVDGAEPQRRVAVLGALLSGSGTLPQFHREIPWTSPVITRAKQLEQGNWGAGAAAEAVARTVTATIVSNVIVAAAVLPSGD
- a CDS encoding ester cyclase, giving the protein MSDSDLRGFYLRYIGELNAHRFDQMDEFIDDRTTLNGEPATRDDLIAVQKVDVDAVPDLHWELEELLFDGDRLAARLVNTGTPVKEWLGVAPTGASFAITEYAIYQVRNGRFVHMTALHDAGELLRQLTG
- a CDS encoding SDR family NAD(P)-dependent oxidoreductase codes for the protein MTVTLITGANKGIGLETARQLLELGHTVYIGARDIERGEKAAAAIGARFVQLDVTDDASVSNALATISAVEGQLDVLVHNAGILGNELLDGPTALRVFDTNAVGIVRVTEAALPLLRKSSNPTVVTVSSSVGSFWAVNNPDRPEFHLPLALYSASKAAATMLTVQYAKSQPGIKFNALEPGTTATDMTAAFGIGRSPEESARAVVHLATLDVDGPTGTFQDETGELPW
- a CDS encoding TetR/AcrR family transcriptional regulator; translation: METRQRRPTGRPRGFDADEALERALLVFWEQGYEGASLANLTDAMGISTTSMYAAFGNKEELFRKALERYTEGPSAYLARALDEPTALGVVTAIFAGTVRTTTRPTGPNGCLGVQGALAVGDSSRGARDLLVAWRDSGYSCIRERFERAVDDGDLPPETNPALLARYVTALAYGIAVQAAGGVGRDELQDMADAALRNWPPC
- a CDS encoding AAA family ATPase, with the translated sequence MLLRRDSEQAAIARLIAEARSGRSGVLVVRGEAGIGKSALLDQAVREAAELRVLRAVGVEAESALPFASLQMLLRPALSRLDGLPGPQATALRGALGLSDAGGEDRFLVGLAVLTLLSDLAEERPMLCLIDDAHWIDPASAEALLFTARRLDAEGIALLFAARDGSGVLFDAPGLPELVLDGLDQDAAADLLAEHAPGLATTVRDRIIEESAGNPLALIELPAGLSAEQRAGRAAAPAALPVTGRVLSAFGDQISRLPDKTRLLLLVAAAEGTGDLGTVLHAGRALDTSVADLEVAEQAGLLRVTGVSVTFRHPLIRSAAYQNAALTARLAVHDALANVLDGDRRVWTPAWQRRSLRACLAQSAPPSSSSGSSPRSPPCSRSPSVRARRS
- a CDS encoding MerR family transcriptional regulator — its product is MTWSTRELAQLAGTTVNTIRHYHRLGLLDEPERRYNGYKQYGVKDLVCLLRIRRLAELGVPLSRIGETGADGDVTPEALRQVDAELAADIERLQRARSGIAAILRDSAPADTPAGFESVAGRLSGSDSSIIHIYRQLYDEDAMTDLRRMVEADTDPIGDDIDSLPPDADEATRLRLAEKLAPTLAQYLVDYPWLSDPAAHLSKSEHVTRQTFIDAVVGLYNTAQIDVLQRASVLAHEQLRIAREADDDHV